A genomic window from Diorhabda sublineata isolate icDioSubl1.1 chromosome 8, icDioSubl1.1, whole genome shotgun sequence includes:
- the LOC130448103 gene encoding sister chromatid cohesion protein DCC1 isoform X1 — protein MENKKERNLKNVEEILSLAKLSPRELKPVFQALFFTDKNLHQHNYKLLQLDSQLLEEINVGSKLYFKGEKDDEVVICSDTKTFHVVEAETSNSLLLTHGAKFNKDIEDDVESTVTDVTVAGIFYDYLETTLNKPHLKKIDKLLENSIYKGPEYECDVDINNLFTFEELCEKVQASIEEIKEALNSMTVVEINGKIRTLDLEYHFRVLTYMLKLIDENSWELDEVDFQETLDSLQTLVPKEILESLFEKYTEESKEIDGIPLYKYREDKVCTFFAQVLLHQTGKFNLDEFLQAWKESVPEGLKPTEEMLYGIAIIDRKSVPNTIRAFEESSLPENINERFKILFSAKEKWTVPEISPYIKRLTTEKLDVNALLAKHARASKVDGIKYYSAKHGK, from the exons atggaaaataagaAAGA ACGAAATTTGAAGAATGTTGAAGAAATTCTTTCTTTAGCGAAACTATCCCCTCGAGAATTAAAACCAGTTTTCCAAGCTTTGTTTTTTACGGATAAAAACTTACATcaacataattataaattgttacaattgGATTCGCAAttattagaagaaataaatgTGGGAtccaaattatatttcaaaggAGAAAAAGATGATGAAGTCGTTATATGCTCAGATACAAAAACATTTCATGTTGTAGAAGCCGAAACCTCTAATAGCTTATTGTTAACACATGGTGCAAAATTTAATAAGGATATTGAAGATGATGTAGAGTCCACAGTTACAGATGTGACTGTGGCAGGAATATTTTATGATTACTTGGAAACTACATTAAATAAACCACATTTAAAGAAAATCGACAAGTTACTAGAAAATTCTATATATAAAGGACCAGAATATGAATGTGATGTAgacattaataatttatttacttttgaaGAATTGTGCGAGAAGGTACAAGCTTCTATCGAAGAAATAAAAGAAGCGTTAAACTCAATGACTGTTGtagaaataaatggaaaaattagaaCATTAGATCTTGAGTATCATTTCCGGGTATTAACATATATGCTTAaattaattgatgaaaattcaTGGGAACTTGATGAAGTTGATTTCCAAGAAACTTTAGATTCATTACAAACTTTAGTTCCCAAAGAGATTCTcgaaagtttatttgaaaaatatactgaAGAATCAAAAGAAATTGATGGAATACCTTTATATAAATACAGAGAAGATAAAGTGTGTACATTTTTTGCTCAAGTTTTATTACATCAGACtggaaaatttaatttagatGAATTTCTGCAAGCTTGGAAAGAGTCTGTGCCTGAAGGTCTAAAGCCCACAGAGGAAATGTTATATGGAATCGccattattgatagaaaatcagttcCTAATACTATAAGGGCTTTTGAAGAGAGCAGCTTAccagaaaatataaatgaaagatttaAGATTTTGTTCAGTGCTAAAGAAAAATGGACTGTGCCAGAAATATCACCTTATATCAA gCGTTTGACAACTGAGAAACTGGATGTTAATGCTTTATTAGCGAAACATGCTAGAGCTTCAAAAGTAGATGGAATTAAATACTATTCTGCAAAGCATGGGAAGTGA
- the LOC130448103 gene encoding sister chromatid cohesion protein DCC1 isoform X3, producing the protein MENKKERNLKNVEEILSLAKLSPRELKPVFQALFFTDKNLHQHNYKLLQLDSQLLEEINVGSKLYFKGEKDDEVVICSDTKTFHVVEAETSNSLLLTHGAKFNKDIEDDVESTVTDVTVAGIFYDYLETTLNKPHLKKIDKLLENSIYKGPEYECDVDINNLFTFEELCEKVQASIEEIKEALNSMTVVEINGKIRTLDLEYHFRVLTYMLKLIDENSWELDEVDFQETLDSLQTLVPKEILESLFEKYTEESKEIDGIPLYKYREDKVCTFFAQVLLHQTGKFNLDEFLQAWKESVPEGLKPTEEMLYGIAIIDRKSVPNTIRAFEESSLPENINERFKILFSAKEKWTVPEISPYIKNQGWDSM; encoded by the exons atggaaaataagaAAGA ACGAAATTTGAAGAATGTTGAAGAAATTCTTTCTTTAGCGAAACTATCCCCTCGAGAATTAAAACCAGTTTTCCAAGCTTTGTTTTTTACGGATAAAAACTTACATcaacataattataaattgttacaattgGATTCGCAAttattagaagaaataaatgTGGGAtccaaattatatttcaaaggAGAAAAAGATGATGAAGTCGTTATATGCTCAGATACAAAAACATTTCATGTTGTAGAAGCCGAAACCTCTAATAGCTTATTGTTAACACATGGTGCAAAATTTAATAAGGATATTGAAGATGATGTAGAGTCCACAGTTACAGATGTGACTGTGGCAGGAATATTTTATGATTACTTGGAAACTACATTAAATAAACCACATTTAAAGAAAATCGACAAGTTACTAGAAAATTCTATATATAAAGGACCAGAATATGAATGTGATGTAgacattaataatttatttacttttgaaGAATTGTGCGAGAAGGTACAAGCTTCTATCGAAGAAATAAAAGAAGCGTTAAACTCAATGACTGTTGtagaaataaatggaaaaattagaaCATTAGATCTTGAGTATCATTTCCGGGTATTAACATATATGCTTAaattaattgatgaaaattcaTGGGAACTTGATGAAGTTGATTTCCAAGAAACTTTAGATTCATTACAAACTTTAGTTCCCAAAGAGATTCTcgaaagtttatttgaaaaatatactgaAGAATCAAAAGAAATTGATGGAATACCTTTATATAAATACAGAGAAGATAAAGTGTGTACATTTTTTGCTCAAGTTTTATTACATCAGACtggaaaatttaatttagatGAATTTCTGCAAGCTTGGAAAGAGTCTGTGCCTGAAGGTCTAAAGCCCACAGAGGAAATGTTATATGGAATCGccattattgatagaaaatcagttcCTAATACTATAAGGGCTTTTGAAGAGAGCAGCTTAccagaaaatataaatgaaagatttaAGATTTTGTTCAGTGCTAAAGAAAAATGGACTGTGCCAGAAATATCACCTTATATCAA GAATCAGGGATGGGACTCTATGTGA
- the LOC130448107 gene encoding leucine-rich repeat-containing protein 59 yields the protein MAPPKVNVKERFNDGEVDLSMSELNEVPIKDILSLKRVHSLDLSNNTLTFLPKNFTLLTHLTKLDLSKNELTELPEDFGNLVKLKHLDLYKNQLQHLPLSFSKLKNLKWLDLKDNPLVPAVAKVAGLCINTKECQACAKNIVDFFTKLENQVSAELEMRNKDRQKQLEFNQKKKQEEKNMKKKEKQKEKKILNGNTMEPKKSNKNRKNNKEKVKNNNSMKTASYSLFSTIIQWIFFMAALYIGFVIFKAYNSKNIMDTAKNIVIQDLNKLYDDVPVWWTLSKQYLENLYKNLTDKQ from the coding sequence ATGGCACCACCAAAAGTGAATGTAAAAGAACGATTCAACGATGGTGAAGTGGATCTTAGTATGTCTGAGTTAAATGAAGTTCCAATTAAGGATATATTGAGTTTAAAACGAGTGCACAGCTTGGATTTATCTAACAATACTTTAACATTTTTAcccaaaaattttacattattaacaCACCTCACCAAATTGGACTTGAGCAAAAACGAACTTACAGAATTACCTgaagattttggaaatttggtAAAACTAAAACATCTAGATTTATACAAGAACCAACTGCAACACCTACCTTTAAGTtttagtaaattgaaaaatttaaagtgGCTTGATTTGAAAGATAATCCTCTAGTTCCAGCTGTCGCTAAAGTAGCAGGTCTATGTATTAACACTAAAGAGTGCCAAGCTTGTGCTAAAAATATTGTGGATTTTTTCACCAAATTGGAAAATCAAGTGTCTGCTGAACTCGAAATGAGGAACAAGGATAGACAAAAACAGTTAGAATTCaatcaaaaaaagaaacaagaagagaaaaatatgaagaagaaagaaaaacaaaaggaaaagaagattttaaatggaaatactATGgaaccaaaaaaatcaaataaaaatcgtaaaaacaataaagaaaaagtgaaaaacaataattcaatgAAAACTGCCTCTTATTCATTGTTTTCAACTATTATCCAATGGATTTTCTTTATGGCAGCACTTTATATAgggtttgttatttttaaagcatacaattctaaaaatataatggatactgcaaaaaatattgttattcaaGATTTAAATAAGCTGTATGATGATGTACCTGTATGGTGGACTTTATCAAAACAATACCttgaaaatttgtacaaaaatctaACTGACAAACAATAG
- the LOC130448103 gene encoding sister chromatid cohesion protein DCC1 isoform X2: MENKKERNLKNVEEILSLAKLSPRELKPVFQALFFTDKNLHQHNYKLLQLDSQLLEEINVGSKLYFKGEKDDEVVICSDTKTFHVVEAETSNSLLLTHGAKFNKDIEDDVESTVTDVTVAGIFYDYLETTLNKPHLKKIDKLLENSIYKGPEYECDVDINNLFTFEELCEKVQASIEEIKEALNSMTVVEINGKIRTLDLEYHFRVLTYMLKLIDENSWELDEVDFQETLDSLQTLVPKEILESLFEKYTEESKEIDGIPLYKYREDKVCTFFAQVLLHQTGKFNLDEFLQAWKESVPEGLKPTEEMLYGIAIIDRKSVPNTIRAFEESSLPENINERFKILFSAKEKWTVPEISPYIKETLVSSAEM; this comes from the exons atggaaaataagaAAGA ACGAAATTTGAAGAATGTTGAAGAAATTCTTTCTTTAGCGAAACTATCCCCTCGAGAATTAAAACCAGTTTTCCAAGCTTTGTTTTTTACGGATAAAAACTTACATcaacataattataaattgttacaattgGATTCGCAAttattagaagaaataaatgTGGGAtccaaattatatttcaaaggAGAAAAAGATGATGAAGTCGTTATATGCTCAGATACAAAAACATTTCATGTTGTAGAAGCCGAAACCTCTAATAGCTTATTGTTAACACATGGTGCAAAATTTAATAAGGATATTGAAGATGATGTAGAGTCCACAGTTACAGATGTGACTGTGGCAGGAATATTTTATGATTACTTGGAAACTACATTAAATAAACCACATTTAAAGAAAATCGACAAGTTACTAGAAAATTCTATATATAAAGGACCAGAATATGAATGTGATGTAgacattaataatttatttacttttgaaGAATTGTGCGAGAAGGTACAAGCTTCTATCGAAGAAATAAAAGAAGCGTTAAACTCAATGACTGTTGtagaaataaatggaaaaattagaaCATTAGATCTTGAGTATCATTTCCGGGTATTAACATATATGCTTAaattaattgatgaaaattcaTGGGAACTTGATGAAGTTGATTTCCAAGAAACTTTAGATTCATTACAAACTTTAGTTCCCAAAGAGATTCTcgaaagtttatttgaaaaatatactgaAGAATCAAAAGAAATTGATGGAATACCTTTATATAAATACAGAGAAGATAAAGTGTGTACATTTTTTGCTCAAGTTTTATTACATCAGACtggaaaatttaatttagatGAATTTCTGCAAGCTTGGAAAGAGTCTGTGCCTGAAGGTCTAAAGCCCACAGAGGAAATGTTATATGGAATCGccattattgatagaaaatcagttcCTAATACTATAAGGGCTTTTGAAGAGAGCAGCTTAccagaaaatataaatgaaagatttaAGATTTTGTTCAGTGCTAAAGAAAAATGGACTGTGCCAGAAATATCACCTTATATCAA GGAGACCTTAGTAAGCAGTGCTGAAATGtaa